One part of the Microbacterium aurugineum genome encodes these proteins:
- a CDS encoding serine/threonine-protein kinase: MTRRPSPPPDLPGFTYVEPLGTGGFADVFLYEQEMPRRRVAVKVLVADRISSGAAQEFADEANVMAMLSTHPAIVTIYQAGVAGDGRPYLVMEYCPRPNLQIRSRKEPFSVAEALRVGIQVAGAVETAHRAGVLHRDIKPANILVTEYNRPALTDFGIASTTGATGEASGMSIPWSPPESFAEPPQSGPRTDVWALGATLYTLLAGRSPFERTGERNSSADLIERIERAALPSLKRPDSPESLQRLLERSMAKNPADRFPSAVAFARALQKVQIELSHSVTPIDIVDDHPPAEDLEDDGDGLTRVREIVSIDPELASFTRPSAQTQRKEPPVPLSGIPRFDAPTPEEPLVEQTQLRPPTPTAAAPLAPSADDRTIARAPMVVAPEEATPPPAVTAAPVAGPGEPPAPRSRKGLWIVLAAAAVVLVVGGIVGMNLLVAGVTPEAQETEQAVEPKDVGTDVVPKVTEISGTREGDRIVFTWTNPSPLEGDSFIWTPVAVSGEVDPHQTPEATATVPAAAGTVCIDVMLRRDDGRASETVRGCVE, translated from the coding sequence GTGACGCGTCGCCCCTCCCCGCCGCCCGATCTGCCGGGCTTCACCTATGTGGAGCCGCTGGGCACCGGCGGTTTCGCCGATGTCTTCCTGTACGAGCAGGAGATGCCGCGTCGCCGAGTCGCGGTGAAGGTGCTGGTCGCCGACCGCATCTCGAGTGGTGCGGCGCAGGAGTTCGCCGACGAGGCCAACGTGATGGCGATGCTCTCGACGCATCCGGCCATCGTCACGATCTACCAGGCGGGTGTCGCCGGCGACGGTCGCCCCTACCTGGTGATGGAGTACTGCCCGCGGCCGAACCTCCAGATCCGCTCCCGCAAGGAGCCGTTCTCGGTCGCCGAGGCTCTGCGCGTCGGCATCCAGGTCGCCGGAGCCGTCGAGACCGCGCACCGGGCGGGCGTGCTGCATCGCGACATCAAGCCGGCCAACATCCTCGTCACGGAGTACAACCGGCCGGCCCTCACCGACTTCGGCATCGCATCGACGACCGGAGCGACGGGTGAGGCCTCCGGCATGTCCATCCCCTGGTCTCCGCCGGAGTCGTTCGCGGAGCCTCCGCAGAGTGGTCCGCGCACCGATGTCTGGGCGCTCGGCGCCACGCTGTACACGCTGCTGGCGGGTCGTTCGCCCTTCGAGCGGACCGGCGAACGCAACTCGAGCGCCGATCTGATCGAGCGCATCGAGCGCGCCGCTCTCCCCTCACTGAAGAGGCCGGATTCGCCGGAGAGTCTGCAGAGGCTCCTCGAACGGTCGATGGCGAAGAACCCCGCCGATCGCTTCCCGAGTGCGGTGGCATTCGCGCGGGCACTGCAGAAGGTGCAGATCGAGCTCTCCCACTCGGTGACCCCGATCGACATCGTCGATGACCATCCGCCGGCGGAAGACCTGGAGGACGACGGCGACGGTCTGACCCGCGTGCGGGAGATCGTCAGCATCGACCCCGAACTGGCATCGTTCACTCGCCCCTCAGCCCAGACGCAGCGAAAGGAACCGCCGGTTCCGCTGTCGGGCATTCCGCGATTCGACGCCCCGACGCCCGAGGAACCGCTCGTCGAGCAGACCCAGTTGCGCCCGCCGACTCCGACGGCCGCGGCTCCACTCGCCCCCTCCGCCGACGACCGCACCATCGCGCGAGCGCCGATGGTGGTCGCCCCGGAAGAGGCGACGCCGCCTCCGGCCGTGACGGCTGCTCCTGTCGCGGGTCCGGGAGAGCCGCCGGCGCCGCGCAGTCGCAAGGGCCTCTGGATCGTGCTCGCTGCCGCCGCGGTCGTACTCGTGGTCGGCGGGATCGTCGGGATGAACCTCCTGGTGGCGGGTGTCACCCCCGAAGCGCAGGAGACCGAGCAGGCCGTGGAGCCAAAGGACGTCGGCACGGACGTCGTGCCGAAGGTCACCGAGATCTCCGGGACGCGCGAGGGCGATCGGATCGTGTTCACCTGGACCAATCCGAGTCCGCTCGAGGGCGACTCGTTCATCTGGACACCGGTCGCGGTGTCGGGAGAGGTCGATCCGCACCAGACGCCGGAGGCGACCGCGACGGTCCCCGCAGCGGCGGGCACCGTCTGCATCGACGTGATGCTGCGGCGCGACGACGGTCGTGCCTCGGAAACCGTGCGGGGGTGTGTGGAGTGA
- a CDS encoding FHA domain-containing protein yields MQTIYRPGQWYLIVIPGALVALPPDVPGDVVARLWERLPEAKTLATVVDLLTTQAGRSFTSLPSFVAAVAEGGDVRIALRGDVSAHVTTATESLELSGADVTTWNERFLGGATTIDITVETTTEADGLPVQSGIVRAAAVSAELEPSDADPLTSALGPAPVLAEPAAAVQAPEPVAVEPEPAPEPAAVEPEPAPEPEPTPAPEPEPTPAPVIEDAFLPPTEVTLAPPVDDDFDQLWGATVHSVGAAAAAPTPVPVEGDHDGATVSAADLRALRQQPPVADDVATDVLDVTPVPSIASTGRVRLSTGQVAALDRTVIIGRRPRSTRASGANLPHLIAVESPQQDISRSHLEVRPEGDTVVVIDLHTTNGSTLLRPGADPVRLHPGEQTLVLSGDVVDLGDGVTVAFEELP; encoded by the coding sequence ATGCAGACCATCTACCGACCGGGACAGTGGTACCTGATCGTCATCCCCGGCGCGCTCGTCGCGCTCCCGCCCGATGTCCCCGGCGATGTCGTCGCCCGGCTGTGGGAACGGCTGCCGGAGGCGAAGACGCTCGCAACCGTCGTCGATCTCCTGACGACGCAGGCGGGCCGGTCCTTCACGTCGTTGCCGTCGTTCGTCGCCGCCGTCGCCGAGGGAGGAGACGTGCGCATCGCCCTCCGAGGTGACGTCTCGGCACACGTGACGACCGCGACGGAATCCCTCGAGCTGTCCGGGGCGGACGTCACCACCTGGAACGAGCGGTTCCTCGGTGGCGCGACGACGATCGACATCACGGTCGAGACGACGACCGAGGCCGACGGCCTCCCCGTGCAGAGCGGGATCGTGCGGGCTGCCGCGGTGAGCGCCGAGCTCGAGCCGAGCGACGCCGATCCGCTGACCAGTGCGCTCGGCCCGGCCCCCGTGCTCGCCGAACCCGCTGCAGCCGTGCAGGCCCCGGAGCCGGTGGCCGTGGAGCCCGAGCCGGCGCCGGAGCCGGCGGCCGTGGAGCCCGAGCCGGCGCCCGAGCCCGAGCCGACTCCTGCGCCCGAACCCGAGCCGACTCCTGCGCCGGTCATCGAGGATGCGTTCCTCCCACCGACCGAGGTGACGCTCGCACCGCCCGTCGACGACGACTTCGATCAGCTCTGGGGTGCGACCGTGCACTCGGTCGGTGCCGCAGCCGCGGCGCCCACCCCCGTCCCGGTCGAAGGCGATCATGACGGGGCGACCGTCTCCGCGGCCGACCTGCGTGCGCTCCGCCAGCAGCCTCCCGTCGCCGATGATGTCGCGACCGACGTGCTCGACGTGACCCCGGTGCCGTCCATCGCTTCGACGGGCCGCGTGCGTCTCTCCACCGGTCAGGTGGCGGCGCTCGATCGCACGGTCATCATCGGCCGACGCCCGCGATCGACCCGTGCGAGCGGTGCGAACCTCCCGCACCTGATCGCCGTCGAGAGCCCGCAGCAGGACATCTCGCGCAGCCACCTCGAAGTGCGGCCGGAAGGTGACACCGTCGTGGTCATCGACCTGCACACCACGAACGGCTCCACCCTGCTCCGTCCCGGTGCCGACCCGGTGCGGCTGCATCCCGGGGAGCAGACGCTCGTGCTGTCCGGCGATGTCGTGGATCTCGGCGACGGAGTGACCGTCGCGTTCGAGGAGCTGCCGTGA